The Williamsia sp. DF01-3 genome has a window encoding:
- a CDS encoding MFS transporter produces MTATVTPEAPPRAKVVLGTLILVAGVANINLAVANVALPDIGRAFDAGATGLNLVAVGYSLGLAASVLYFGALGDRHGRKRMLVFGMMLSIPASLVAGFAPSIEVLFAARLVGGIAAGLAFPTTLAVITALWSGPSRTRAIAAWSALGGAISSLGPIVSGALLEVFSWHSVFLVTLPLAVVALVAAIFLVPSDSGDASESVDNLGGVLSIVFVGAMILALNFIPMSGAGSAVGVLAAISLAAGIAFFVRQRHAPTPLFDLSIASRRTFWVAAFGGVVVFGTLMGVMFIGQQYLQNVLEYSTLEAGTTIVPAAIGMVLFAPLSARMVEARGSRITLLVGFVFILAGLVAALTMWTEDAHYWQIAVAYALVGIGVGFAGTPASRSLTGSVPRSRAGMASSMSDLQRDLGGAIMQSILGAILTAGYARDFTKSISDSPDAAKVTDETEAALTKSFSSAEVLAERYPEYGKEIIAGARDAFVHGDHLAYAAAIAVVLGGALVVFFGYPKVDDERRLMKEYAREGS; encoded by the coding sequence TTGACGGCCACCGTGACACCGGAAGCACCACCACGCGCGAAGGTGGTGCTGGGCACCCTGATACTCGTCGCCGGGGTGGCCAACATCAACCTGGCGGTCGCCAACGTCGCACTTCCCGACATCGGTAGAGCCTTCGACGCGGGCGCCACCGGACTGAACCTTGTCGCAGTGGGATATTCACTGGGATTGGCCGCGTCCGTGCTGTACTTCGGCGCTCTCGGCGACCGGCACGGCCGTAAACGGATGCTCGTCTTCGGCATGATGTTGTCGATCCCGGCTTCGTTGGTGGCCGGCTTCGCACCGTCGATCGAGGTTTTGTTCGCTGCGCGTCTGGTGGGCGGAATCGCTGCCGGACTGGCCTTTCCGACCACCCTGGCGGTCATCACCGCTCTCTGGTCGGGCCCGAGTCGCACTCGCGCCATCGCCGCGTGGTCAGCGCTTGGCGGCGCGATCTCCTCACTGGGGCCGATCGTTTCAGGTGCATTGCTCGAGGTGTTCAGCTGGCACTCGGTGTTCCTCGTGACACTGCCGCTCGCCGTCGTGGCACTGGTGGCCGCGATATTCCTCGTACCATCCGATTCCGGCGATGCATCCGAGTCGGTGGACAATCTCGGCGGCGTGCTGTCCATCGTGTTCGTGGGCGCAATGATCCTGGCCCTCAACTTCATCCCGATGTCGGGCGCCGGATCGGCGGTGGGTGTACTGGCCGCGATCTCTCTCGCCGCCGGTATCGCGTTCTTCGTGCGGCAACGTCATGCCCCCACACCGTTGTTCGATCTCTCGATTGCCAGTCGCCGCACCTTCTGGGTGGCCGCGTTCGGTGGTGTGGTCGTGTTCGGCACGCTGATGGGTGTGATGTTCATCGGCCAGCAGTATCTGCAGAACGTGCTGGAGTACTCGACGTTGGAGGCCGGCACCACCATCGTTCCCGCCGCGATCGGAATGGTGCTCTTCGCGCCGTTGTCCGCCCGGATGGTCGAGGCGCGTGGTTCACGCATCACCCTGCTGGTGGGATTCGTGTTCATCCTCGCCGGTCTCGTTGCGGCGTTGACGATGTGGACCGAGGATGCACACTACTGGCAGATCGCGGTGGCGTACGCCTTGGTCGGAATCGGAGTCGGCTTCGCCGGCACACCGGCATCGCGGTCGCTGACCGGATCGGTGCCACGCTCGCGCGCAGGTATGGCCTCCAGCATGTCCGACCTGCAGCGCGATCTCGGCGGGGCCATCATGCAGTCCATCCTGGGTGCAATTCTGACCGCCGGATACGCACGCGACTTCACCAAGTCGATCTCGGATTCGCCCGACGCGGCCAAGGTCACCGACGAGACGGAAGCTGCTCTGACGAAGTCGTTTTCGAGTGCCGAGGTGCTGGCCGAGCGCTATCCCGAGTACGGCAAGGAGATCATCGCCGGCGCCCGCGATGCGTTTGTTCACGGCGACCACCTGGCCTACGCCGCGGCGATCGCCGTGGTGCTGGGCGGCGCACTGGTGGTGTTCTTCGGCTATCCGAAGGTCGATGACGAACGCCGACTCATGAAAGAGTATGCGCGCGAGGGGTCTTAG
- a CDS encoding UBP-type zinc finger domain-containing protein produces the protein MTTPDINPSVPPSGSGCVECDQTGSWWFHLRRCATCGHVGCCDDSLSRHASHHAADTGHAVIQSFEPGEDWFWNYATNDYYRGPELAPPHAHPVDQATPGPSDRVPADWMSRLKNRTD, from the coding sequence ATGACAACTCCAGACATCAACCCGTCGGTGCCACCCAGCGGTTCCGGTTGCGTCGAATGCGACCAGACGGGTAGCTGGTGGTTCCATCTACGCCGGTGCGCAACGTGCGGTCACGTTGGCTGCTGCGATGATTCGCTGTCCCGGCACGCCTCACACCATGCCGCCGACACGGGTCATGCTGTCATCCAGTCGTTCGAACCTGGTGAGGATTGGTTCTGGAACTACGCCACCAATGACTACTACCGCGGCCCCGAACTCGCTCCGCCGCACGCGCACCCCGTCGATCAGGCGACGCCGGGTCCGAGTGATCGCGTGCCTGCCGACTGGATGAGCCGGCTGAAAAACCGGACCGACTGA
- a CDS encoding alpha/beta fold hydrolase codes for MASEFDLLTENAAELDIDLDRIPEVTRIDTDVDGNVVSSVQWTAESPRIVFLHGGGQNAHTWDSVILALGLPALAVDLPGHGHSGWREDHDYRPQPNAVAVAPVIRDLAPDAELVVGMSLGGLTTIAITALDPRLIRRALIVDVSPESPKRVEQLSGADRGTVALVSGPDTYDSRDELIELTAAAAPGRSRSSIRRGVIHNTRELDDGRVQWRYDKMRESIEPGPLWDALSASTIPLTLVRGGASAFVTDTDAAEIVRRRPGSEVISVPGAGHSVQSDAPLELAAIIRSTLGL; via the coding sequence ATGGCTTCGGAGTTCGACCTCCTGACCGAGAACGCTGCCGAACTGGATATCGATCTAGATCGCATCCCCGAGGTGACCCGCATCGACACCGATGTGGACGGCAACGTGGTCAGCAGCGTGCAGTGGACCGCCGAGTCCCCCCGCATCGTCTTCCTCCATGGTGGCGGACAGAACGCTCACACCTGGGACAGCGTGATCCTGGCGCTGGGCCTACCGGCGCTCGCCGTCGATCTGCCGGGGCACGGCCACTCCGGCTGGCGAGAAGACCACGACTACCGTCCGCAACCGAATGCCGTCGCCGTCGCTCCGGTCATCCGTGACCTCGCCCCCGACGCCGAACTGGTTGTCGGTATGTCGTTGGGCGGACTCACCACCATCGCCATCACCGCGCTCGATCCCCGCCTCATTCGACGGGCCCTGATCGTCGACGTGAGCCCCGAATCACCGAAACGGGTAGAGCAACTGAGCGGAGCCGATCGAGGCACGGTCGCGCTGGTCAGCGGACCCGACACGTACGACAGCCGGGACGAACTGATCGAGCTCACCGCCGCAGCCGCACCCGGACGCAGCAGGTCGTCGATTCGTCGCGGGGTCATCCACAACACCCGCGAACTCGACGACGGCCGTGTGCAGTGGCGCTACGACAAGATGCGCGAGAGCATCGAACCCGGGCCGCTCTGGGATGCCCTGTCGGCCAGCACCATTCCTCTCACCCTGGTCCGCGGCGGTGCGTCGGCTTTTGTCACCGACACCGATGCCGCCGAGATCGTCCGTCGACGGCCGGGCTCCGAAGTGATCTCGGTACCCGGAGCGGGGCACTCGGTGCAGAGCGACGCCCCACTGGAGTTGGCCGCGATCATCCGATCGACGCTGGGGTTGTGA